One window of Gloeothece citriformis PCC 7424 genomic DNA carries:
- a CDS encoding COP23 domain-containing protein — MAFDRLNVGLAIIGTMVAIAGLAYTLYRDRPPETVVSKTSRFYCELQADSRRGGKIWSVIYRHDKGFKPWLRMVREMGDEWDTQKRCEEIARRLDIFREDGLLAFDYREDSNTPRQYVLCAKTHKSGSNCPLVLTLLPKDDPYESLKEVAGALLPGTLPSYQCNSTQNCPPPKPVTISLQDQL; from the coding sequence ATGGCCTTTGATAGATTAAATGTAGGGCTTGCAATAATCGGTACAATGGTTGCTATTGCAGGTTTAGCTTATACCCTTTATCGAGACCGACCTCCAGAAACAGTGGTTTCAAAAACAAGCCGTTTTTACTGTGAACTACAAGCGGATAGTCGCCGAGGTGGTAAGATTTGGTCTGTTATTTATCGTCATGATAAAGGGTTCAAACCCTGGTTAAGAATGGTTCGAGAGATGGGAGACGAATGGGACACCCAAAAACGATGTGAAGAAATTGCCCGACGGTTAGATATTTTTAGGGAAGATGGTTTACTAGCATTTGATTACCGTGAGGATTCTAATACCCCTCGACAATATGTACTTTGTGCTAAAACTCATAAGAGTGGGAGTAACTGCCCTTTGGTGTTAACTTTGCTTCCTAAAGATGATCCCTATGAGTCACTCAAGGAAGTAGCAGGGGCTTTATTACCTGGAACTTTACCAAGTTATCAATGCAATTCTACTCAAAATTGTCCTCCCCCTAAACCT